The nucleotide sequence AAGCCCTAGAAAATTagaatccaaaacataaagtttttctcactcataagtgaaattacaaagtTAATTTACGATGTTTAACAAGACTATCAATAGCTTTGGGTAATTAAACAGAAGTACAAAACTAAGTTAACCCCTGTTTGGCTGCCGAGAAAATAGAGTTgggaaaaaaaggaaaggaaagagaTCATCAATGTATATTTTGGTACAGCATTCTCAAGGGCCTGCGATCAAACAGGGAACCTGGGAAAAAGAGATGGAAAGAAAATGAGATCAAGAGAGAAGAAAATCAAAAGAGAAGTACCAGGTGAATGTGATTGAGAAGTTTTGGTTTGCATCGTCGCCGTTCGAAGATTTTTCGCTGTGCGGGGCTTCCAGTTTGTAATCCGACTGAGCAGAGAAATTTTGGAAAGGGTAATTTTAGTGGCTAaacttttaaattaattttacaaactgaatgatatattattattaaaaaataaatccgttaattaatacttaaataataatttaatcatcaatatatacattatttggtttataaaatttggttttaaAACTTTGTCACAGTCCGTCCCGGAGGTGCTTTTGACGGGAATGTGGAATGACTATATTACCCTTGATGAGTACTAAGGTATGTATGTACGTGGCGTTATTATGGTTCAATATTGGTTAAGTTTGGAAGGGATAATTATATAATTAAGTTGGTTTAAAAGATTGATTTTTCTTGTTAAATTGGTTAGGATGATTTATGGTTGGTGTGGATTAAGGTGGACCACACAGAAAAGggacctctctctccctctccctcccgTAGCACTCTTTGTCTCTCTACCTCTCGACctcgcacacacacacacccaaataTGTACGGACCACAACCAAAACCCTTCAAAACTTGACGGATCGAGGCAAATAAGGTATGTATCTTCATCCTTTTGACGTCCTGAGTTCATTggtgctagttttaggaagtgaaaccttcgatttcacgtggGATCCGAAACCTCCATTTTTGGGTACTGTTCATGCGAAcgtaaaatgttgtgtttcagggaaatTCAAGCTTATAgcaagcttagtgaggtcctaaggaagctcggggacgttcgtttgaaggatttggacttCGGGATCGTGGGTTTCGAAGTTGGCCGAATCTTTGGATTTTGCTCAGtgagatttcttgatttttagaccctaaaactagtccaatgtgattctacatgtttggggcttcaatttgatataaaatacgaagaaaatgggtgaaaaacgaaggagaacaagaagTTTTAAAATTGGCCGGAATCCGgtcgccggaaaaaccagtccggcgacccaaggaagaagaagggcgcgtggggggcgcgtaggCCCGTGCCACGTGCGGCGCGTGAGCCctccaaatttttttctaaaaatttcccgacgctcgtgacgtcgagtaggtcgatgtggtatattcatatacctaaattgagcatcgtatgagaagttatttcgaaatattggtgatgtgtttaaaattaacgtttttatagttgtttcgcatataggtgagacgtatcccgaggacgaccGCATTCAAGGacgccacgggggttacgacccgtcgacttaccagtgagtgggcagttttatTTTCGTATTACCTTTATACTATcgatttttcccaaaaaatgattttatgtgaaaatatgttttagaaaatgccatgcatagaattatttgaaaaatgtgaacttcatatgagttatatgattgatatatgatgcatacatgttGCATGGTACAGTGGAGGCACAAgtaagtcaggtgagttcattTATTCATTTAATTGGTTGTTGTTGAGATGTtttgagctcataacctgcaccctaggtgttagtgcttatattattcaccacaccgcacgctcgtcttggatccaagtaggtggatgtcgtacagaccatgtgagggttccgacatgctagtcgtacagatcactaggcgtgattccgactagtgggtgaccttagttatgcgcgctgatgatatgatgagagaagcactagaacgtatttttacacctttcatcgtatagactaccttacgtaattccgagtgatgtgcagagtagggtcgtacaggtcacggtggtgactccggcttagtGGGATATTGAGCTGTTGAATTAatcgtataggaccaactgcagggtctccgattgattccttatttcacctgatttatatttgatttatggcatggcatgtttTTCTTGAACAATGTTGAAGATTTGGGATTCAAGTTTTGAGATTTCATATagttgtatttatatatatatatttttctgggaaagtatacaggttttacggtgaggggttagaaatgttttaaatgaaatgttttggaaaaatctttggttttactgacccactcatgttgttttgcgcccctccaggttctaatttagcggttggtggctctcgaggtctttttcggcCTTCTAACAGACTTtcgacatgtaggactcacctgagggtgatgtattttaatttagtcctacttgactgcacttaaacctatgctctgaacttaTGTGTTTACTTTATAACTCGTCAGGTTATGTTCGTAGGTGGTTATGTTGAGTTTGGTTTGAATTTCTGctgatttatgttgttattttgcttccgtgtcgcgcctatggttacgtcacgaccacgtgacggccagcacacctggatcctccggatcggggtgtgtcaacttAGTTTCATTAGCATTATCCTTTTGGAAAAGGGAAATTGAGTAATGAAATGTTACAACATTTGTACAACAAAAAAGTTAAATGATGTTAAACTAATCTCTCACACGctgatttatttttaattcacaaGGCGCTATGTGTTTCAAAAGATACATTACTTTAGTTGTTTTGTATTGTAATGTTTaataagtttatcttacatcgCCGGTCCCAAGCCCCGATAAAGGaagagggggagggcgtcaggtagttgACAGTCGGCACTCCtaggttacgtcgaatccttatgaaaatgaatccaaaaCGAAAtcacgctaaagctagggcgtcacctgTAAGTGGCGCGCTATATGGCccaagcacagtgataagtgagtaaGGATCATCTCCATCGGCatccggatgcagtgttaaatgagcaaaggggtcatagaaacttctttttgaacaactccactcaaagttgtttggaagcatattatcctatcaactttacacaggacacacaaaagaagtactttgatcttATTAGACGATGAAAGGTGAAGAAGTTAGGACataagggtagagttcaagagagtagaatgcgtttaggaacgtggaatataggaaccttaatggGAAAATccatggaagtagtggaagttatggtgaggagaaggataagtaTTATGTGcttacaagaaactaagtgggttggtcttaagacaaaggatctagaaaactcaggttttaaactttggtatttgggcacaaatagaacgagaaacgatgttggcatcatcgtggacaaaaccttgacacaagatgttgtagatgtcaagagagGAGGAGATAGAattatggcaatcaagattgtaatagaacAATAACTCATCAATATGATTAGTGCGTACACACTTCAAGTAGGGTTGGGTATgagtttgaaggagaaattttgagaAGATCTTGGAGAATTTGTGCAAGGAATTGCTTAGACGAAGAAGGTATTTATATGagaagatttaaatggacacgtgggtaAGGAGACATGCAATTATGGAGGTTTTCAGGTGGCCATGGTTTtagggagagaaatgaggatggggaagccatcttggattttgtaatagcatatgatctcttcttagccaataccttctttaagaagagagaagaacatatgatcacctacaagagtgagttgtcaaaaacacaaataaattttcttctaatgaggaaagggga is from Malus sylvestris chromosome 5, drMalSylv7.2, whole genome shotgun sequence and encodes:
- the LOC126621011 gene encoding uncharacterized protein LOC126621011; translated protein: MIYGWCGLRWTTQKRDLSLPLPPVALFVSLPLDLAHTHTQICTDHNQNPSKLDGSRQIREIQAYSKLSEVLRKLGDVRLKDLDFGIVGFEVGRIFGFCSVRRIPRTTAFKDATGVTTRRLTSSNLAVGGSRGLFRPSNRLSTCRTHLRVMYFNLVLLDCT